The following coding sequences lie in one Deferrivibrio essentukiensis genomic window:
- a CDS encoding ATP-binding protein: MEFSKWCKIFQDNTNVNAVLDRLLHHYIVEKYSQ, encoded by the coding sequence ATCGAGTTTTCAAAATGGTGTAAAATCTTTCAAGATAATACTAATGTTAATGCTGTTTTAGATAGATTATTACATCATTATATTGTAGAAAAATATAGTCAATAG